Below is a window of Defluviimonas sp. SAOS-178_SWC DNA.
CCGATCGGATCGGTGTGACCAGCGAGCGCGATGTGCGCGGCGCCCATTCCCTTGAGATGGTCGGCGAGCATCTGGGCGTATTCGGCGCCACGTTCGTCGAACTGGGTGCTGGCGAACTTGAAGGTGATCGGCAGGTCCACCTCCTCGACGCTGAACCCGCGGATCGAGGTGGCGAAGACGCCCCCCATCTCGCCACTGCGGGTCTTCGGCATGTCGACCACGCCGTCTGCGAGCGCCAGGGAAGCGGAGGCCAACTGATAGACTTCGGCGATTTCGGAAGTCTCGGCGGCGTGCTTCGGGTCGCCTTCCACCAGCTCGTTGATGGCCAGCTGGAAGTTGACGGCGGCCGATCCGAACTTGTGCGCCGACCAGTCAAGCCGGCCAAGTTCGGCATAGCTCCGCCAGTGCTTCTCGAAACCGAGCGCGCGGGTGAGGCCGGCGCGGCGGTCCTCAGGTGCGGTCCGGTCGTCCATCGCCTTGAGGAACGCATCGCGCGCAAGATAGTCGCCGAGCCATTCGCGCAACGCGTCGTCGCAATCGGCGGCCACGGCGATGACCTCGTAAAGCGCCGCCGCGCTGGCCGCGTCGTTGCCTTCTACGGCCGCCACGATGTCGTCATACTGGGCGCAAGCCAGGGCAGCGCCGGCGGCAAACTGGCAAAGAAGGATGGCCGGGGCCAGTCGGGCAGGGTGCGGAAACGGCATCGCTTGGGTCTCCTTCGGTCGTCTACGGGAGGATTTCGTAGGGCAGGTAGGTCGCGGACCATTCAGGCGCCGAACTGCCGGAGGCATCGGCCTGAAGGCGCAAGAGGTCCTGCGCGATCTCGTAAAGGTACTGCCCGGCGTTCGGGATCGGACCGCCCTCGAGATTCTCGGGCAGGATCGCCGTCAGGCGCGGGAGATCGTCCTCGATGAAGAGTCCGAGGAGGAAGCCTTTGCCATGCGGTTCGGTCACGCGGATTTCGAGGGGCGCGCCATTGCCGCTCTTGCCGTTCGGGATCGTCAGCACCTCTCCGGCCGCGATCCGGGTCGTGCCGGTCCGGGCAAGGCCGGAGGGGAAGATCTGTGCAAGCTCGCCCTTTGGATTGACGTCGAGAAGGACCAGCGTTCCGGGCCGGTCGGCGGTGACCGAGAAGCGCACCGTGTCGCCGATCCTGAGCGGGTTTTCGCGCGAGAGGCCGAGTTTGAGGTTGGCGGCGTTCGAAGGCGTGAAGAGGTCGGTGACGAAGCCGAGCGTGTCGGTCAGGTCGAGATCCTTGGCGAGAAGAGTCGATTCCGGCAGGGGCCGGATTTCGGGGGCTGCGGGCTGCGGCGCGGGCGGGGCCGCGCGCAAGGAGACGTCTTGCAACGGGCCATCGAAGCTGGGGATCAACGCGCCCCCTTCGGCCGCGCAATCGGCGGTCGCGGCGCACCAGCTTTCGGACTGGTCGCGCAGGAAAGTCAGAAGCTCGGCATTGGTGATCGTCCCGTTGCCATTCGCATCAGCCGCGCCGGCGCCGATGCCTTCCATGAAACGTTGGGTGAAGACGCCCTGTCCGCCGGCCTCCCAGGCGAATTGGTCGGGCGCTGCGGCGTTCCAGACCGCGCGTTCTTTCGATCCGGCGCCGAAGGGGACTTCGGTGAGCGGACCGGCGCCGGTTCCGGGCCGGTCGGCTGTGTCGAGGCGAAGGCTCCGTTCCGTGGCGAGGCTGCCCGCAATGTCGCGGGCCTCGGCGCGGAACGAGGCGTCGATGACGACCGTGACCTTCTGTTCGGCGAGGAGATCGAAGATCTCCGCCAGCGCGTCCCTCGGGATGTTCCCAAGGACGGATGGGGCGTCATGGGCCAAAAGCACGTCGTTCGTGCCCCCGTCCGGGGCGGCAAGACGGGAGCCGAGGCCGGCGAAGTAGAAGACGGCGCGGTCGCCCGGCGCGGTTTCGGCGACGAGGCGGTCGATGACCGCCGCCATGATCGCGGTGGAGGTCGCCCCGGCATCGGTCAGGAGCGTCACGTCGGCGGGATCGAAGCCCATCTCGCCGGTCAGGAAGGCGCCGAAGCGTTCGGCATCGGCTTTGGCGCCGGTCAGTGGTTGCGATAAAGCGAGGTCTGGATAATCGTCGATGCCGACGATCACCGCGCGGTCGCCTGCCCAGACCGGACTGGCTGCGAGGGCCACAAGGCAGGCCGGGAATGTCGCGTGGCGGATCATTGCCACGCCTCCAGATCGCGGGCGCAGCGGAAGCCGAAATCGACGCCGGGCGCGTTTTCCGGCACCGCGAGACGGGCGGCGATGCGCAGGTCGGCGGGGTTCGCGGTGTTCCACGATCCGCCCTTCAGCATCGCGCCATCCTCGGCCAGAACCCATTCGCGGGCATTGCCGGAAAGCCCGGTCATTCCGTCCGCGCCCACGGCGCCGGCGGCGGAGACCGGTTGCGGCAAACGCCGCGCGGCATCGTTCGCACCACGCCAGATCGCGGCGTCGGGCGACCACTCGCCCCAGGGGAAGGCAGCCTCACCGCCACCGCGCGCGGCGGTTTCCCATTCCGCCTCGGTCGGCAGCCGCCCGGAGGCCC
It encodes the following:
- a CDS encoding OmpA family protein, translating into MPFPHPARLAPAILLCQFAAGAALACAQYDDIVAAVEGNDAASAAALYEVIAVAADCDDALREWLGDYLARDAFLKAMDDRTAPEDRRAGLTRALGFEKHWRSYAELGRLDWSAHKFGSAAVNFQLAINELVEGDPKHAAETSEIAEVYQLASASLALADGVVDMPKTRSGEMGGVFATSIRGFSVEEVDLPITFKFASTQFDERGAEYAQMLADHLKGMGAAHIALAGHTDPIGTEEYNNTLSLARADAVAGFLKSHGYSGEIETEGFGESQLPPPPPGVAEGSEEHYRIARRVGFQTR
- a CDS encoding caspase family protein; amino-acid sequence: MIRHATFPACLVALAASPVWAGDRAVIVGIDDYPDLALSQPLTGAKADAERFGAFLTGEMGFDPADVTLLTDAGATSTAIMAAVIDRLVAETAPGDRAVFYFAGLGSRLAAPDGGTNDVLLAHDAPSVLGNIPRDALAEIFDLLAEQKVTVVIDASFRAEARDIAGSLATERSLRLDTADRPGTGAGPLTEVPFGAGSKERAVWNAAAPDQFAWEAGGQGVFTQRFMEGIGAGAADANGNGTITNAELLTFLRDQSESWCAATADCAAEGGALIPSFDGPLQDVSLRAAPPAPQPAAPEIRPLPESTLLAKDLDLTDTLGFVTDLFTPSNAANLKLGLSRENPLRIGDTVRFSVTADRPGTLVLLDVNPKGELAQIFPSGLARTGTTRIAAGEVLTIPNGKSGNGAPLEIRVTEPHGKGFLLGLFIEDDLPRLTAILPENLEGGPIPNAGQYLYEIAQDLLRLQADASGSSAPEWSATYLPYEILP